The proteins below are encoded in one region of Planctopirus limnophila DSM 3776:
- a CDS encoding Uma2 family endonuclease, whose product MSLNDRPDDASQEKPTGFGTGHGFRPVVPQEISQRTVQTRDEYLAALENGERWIEIEEGTFLRQDPPDEMHGNIIRNLTTALGPSLKSDARSIPCFELPLLLDEERLTIRIPAISFYPPATGFAVMDELMTTEIPVLVVEIASSRLRRDSMSARVKGYLQKGVQGVWVIDPVTRHVHQFSEGLPPKMIKETETMHGYPYFADLHLLVMDLFADPVWLRSSGN is encoded by the coding sequence ATGTCGCTGAATGACCGCCCCGATGACGCGTCACAAGAAAAGCCCACAGGTTTTGGAACAGGCCATGGTTTTCGGCCCGTCGTGCCCCAAGAAATCTCACAACGTACGGTTCAAACGCGCGACGAATATCTGGCGGCTCTGGAAAATGGGGAACGCTGGATTGAGATCGAGGAAGGAACGTTCTTACGTCAGGACCCTCCCGACGAAATGCACGGCAACATCATTCGTAACCTGACAACCGCCCTGGGCCCTTCTCTGAAAAGTGACGCCAGGTCGATTCCCTGTTTTGAACTGCCACTCCTGCTCGATGAAGAGCGATTGACCATTCGCATCCCCGCGATCAGTTTTTATCCACCGGCAACAGGATTTGCCGTGATGGATGAGCTGATGACCACAGAGATTCCAGTCCTCGTTGTGGAAATTGCATCATCGAGACTTCGCCGGGATTCGATGTCGGCTCGGGTGAAAGGCTATCTGCAAAAAGGAGTTCAAGGCGTCTGGGTCATCGATCCTGTGACCAGGCATGTGCATCAGTTTTCGGAGGGGCTCCCTCCGAAAATGATCAAAGAGACCGAAACGATGCATGGCTACCCTTACTTTGCAGACCTGCATCTGCTGGTGATGGATCTCTTTGCTGATCCAGTCTGGCTGAGAAGTTCAGGGAACTGA
- the trmB gene encoding tRNA (guanine(46)-N(7))-methyltransferase TrmB, translating to MNVDDVIFDGPVVPEPRRRQPAEDLSPWFQTVEDVGPAIDPQTFFTTPAPLEVDIGCGRGMFMFKASTTRPDTNFLGLEIDFKEARRAARRLVRRKQPNARIVGGDAREVLSKKLPEASVTAAHVYFPDPWWKKKHMRRRLFNDQFVDLLARIVMPGGHVHSWTDVEDYFVVIKGLMDNHPLFVALPPAPENEAEHDDDYHTSFERRKRQDGWVIHRGLWQRR from the coding sequence ATGAATGTTGACGATGTGATCTTTGATGGCCCGGTCGTCCCTGAACCTCGCCGTCGGCAGCCAGCCGAAGATTTAAGCCCCTGGTTTCAGACCGTGGAAGATGTTGGCCCAGCCATTGACCCGCAGACGTTTTTCACCACGCCGGCCCCGCTCGAAGTCGATATTGGCTGTGGTCGCGGCATGTTCATGTTCAAAGCCTCAACCACCAGGCCCGACACAAACTTTCTTGGTCTCGAAATCGATTTCAAAGAAGCGCGGAGAGCTGCCAGACGCCTGGTCAGGCGTAAACAACCCAATGCCCGCATTGTGGGGGGAGATGCTCGCGAAGTGCTCTCGAAAAAGCTTCCCGAAGCTTCTGTCACCGCTGCACATGTCTACTTCCCCGATCCCTGGTGGAAGAAAAAGCATATGCGCAGGCGTTTGTTCAACGATCAGTTTGTCGATCTTCTGGCCCGCATTGTGATGCCCGGGGGTCATGTCCACTCATGGACTGATGTGGAAGACTACTTTGTGGTCATCAAAGGTTTGATGGACAATCATCCGCTGTTTGTCGCGCTTCCGCCAGCACCTGAGAATGAGGCGGAGCATGATGACGATTATCACACCAGCTTTGAACGCCGCAAAAGGCAGGATGGCTGGGTGATCCATCGGGGCCTGTGGCAACGTCGATAA
- a CDS encoding DUF6528 family protein gives MKSEFRFQGMTCLFFVTCFVVGFCGFFESLSANDQPAAENPIRQIFTAGFAEIALFDLNKVSVDEAQSALPPPLWSWKASGREELPVVRQKQFGTTDEIKLVDGGKQLLVTSSGGGCALIQRVATPQVPTGTVLWSATVANAHSIEPLPSNRVVVAASTAKAGNKLVVFDLAKGDEPLAETPLYSAHGVVWDHQRQRLYAVGFRELNCYELTTDGDGKCSLRLDETNPLPDEGGHDLQPVPDSRDLSITTHDHVYLFDRNTKSFRKHPVLGDYQHMKCVSFRREGQQLETLFVQASDEHWWSHSMGLFTQPVSITMTEAGQESIRIEAQPPVGITQIPLGKLGVYKVRWLGK, from the coding sequence ATGAAATCTGAGTTTCGATTCCAGGGGATGACCTGTTTGTTTTTTGTAACTTGTTTTGTGGTAGGTTTTTGTGGTTTTTTTGAAAGCCTGTCGGCCAATGATCAGCCCGCTGCGGAAAATCCAATTCGGCAGATCTTCACAGCCGGTTTTGCGGAAATCGCCCTGTTCGATCTGAACAAGGTTTCTGTCGATGAAGCTCAGTCGGCACTTCCTCCCCCACTCTGGAGTTGGAAAGCGAGTGGTCGCGAGGAGTTGCCAGTTGTGCGGCAGAAGCAGTTTGGCACAACGGATGAAATCAAGCTGGTGGATGGCGGGAAGCAGTTGCTGGTCACTTCGTCGGGTGGTGGCTGTGCCTTGATTCAAAGGGTGGCGACGCCTCAAGTTCCCACAGGGACTGTCCTGTGGTCAGCCACGGTCGCGAATGCCCATTCGATTGAACCCTTGCCAAGCAATCGAGTGGTAGTGGCGGCCAGTACCGCCAAAGCTGGTAATAAACTGGTGGTTTTCGATCTGGCGAAAGGGGATGAGCCGCTGGCTGAGACCCCGCTGTATTCGGCACATGGCGTGGTCTGGGATCATCAGCGGCAGAGGCTTTATGCCGTCGGTTTTCGCGAATTGAATTGCTACGAGTTAACGACTGATGGCGATGGCAAATGTTCACTGCGTCTCGATGAAACCAATCCGCTTCCCGATGAAGGGGGGCATGATCTGCAACCTGTTCCCGATTCCCGGGATCTGAGTATTACAACTCACGATCATGTCTATCTTTTCGACCGGAACACAAAGTCATTTCGCAAGCATCCCGTTCTGGGTGATTATCAGCACATGAAATGTGTCAGTTTTCGGCGGGAGGGCCAGCAACTGGAAACTTTGTTCGTGCAAGCGAGTGACGAACATTGGTGGAGCCACTCGATGGGTCTGTTCACCCAGCCTGTTTCCATCACGATGACTGAAGCTGGTCAGGAATCGATCCGTATCGAAGCGCAACCCCCGGTGGGCATCACTCAGATTCCATTAGGTAAGCTGGGGGTCTACAAAGTTCGCTGGCTCGGGAAATAG
- a CDS encoding 3-hydroxyacyl-ACP dehydratase FabZ family protein — translation MPAPSIYSMDLVDFDRPIFTLEQIREINPQRFEMEQLTSILYVDTEGHGIIGYKQVTDQEFWVRGHMPGFPLMPGVILCECAAQLAGFYARKYRLLDGDFLGFGGMNEVRFRAPVVPGDRLLIMAKLTRLRTGKRAEFDFQGFVGQKMVYSGQMIGVPIEKDPAKSTSDASESLV, via the coding sequence ATGCCCGCACCATCCATCTACAGCATGGACCTGGTTGATTTCGACCGCCCCATTTTTACCCTCGAACAGATTCGGGAGATTAACCCCCAGCGGTTCGAAATGGAGCAGCTCACGTCCATTCTGTATGTCGATACTGAGGGGCACGGCATCATCGGCTACAAGCAAGTGACTGACCAGGAGTTCTGGGTGCGCGGCCACATGCCTGGCTTCCCCCTGATGCCCGGAGTGATTCTTTGCGAATGTGCGGCCCAATTGGCTGGCTTTTATGCCCGAAAATACCGTCTGCTGGATGGTGATTTCCTGGGCTTTGGTGGTATGAACGAAGTTCGTTTCCGTGCGCCAGTCGTGCCCGGAGATCGCCTTCTGATTATGGCGAAGCTGACTCGACTGAGAACTGGCAAGCGGGCCGAATTTGATTTTCAGGGCTTTGTGGGCCAGAAGATGGTCTACAGTGGCCAGATGATTGGTGTCCCCATTGAGAAGGATCCGGCCAAATCCACCAGCGATGCCAGCGAATCGCTGGTCTGA